The window ctgtttgacattttttttttttatatacctcTGCATAATTTTCATAAAACCACAATAACATTGTTGTAACTATGAGTGAAATTAACATTTGATATCATGTACCGGTACATTCAATATCCTAAAGGTAATATAATAAGGTGCTCATCTGAAAATTCTATCCTTTTTGGTGGCCAATCGATGTAGGAAAAGTACAAATAGTTCATGTGCATGTATAATGAGCATACAGGTTATTCATACATTACATTTACTAATAATCAACATTTTAAACTGTCAAGAAAATAAGGCATCTGCTGTCCATCATCTAGTATGAAAAAATTAACTTAAATCAAGCTAACTGCACTGTGCTTCTGAAATGAAATAACATTTTGATACATGACCATTTTTGTCTTAAATCGAATAAAACTGGATTCAAAACCATTATCAAGTCATTAGGAATGGGGTAATAATATATTATTCCTATAAACATTATCAATATTTTGATCACACAATATTCAGCTACATCACAAATGGCTAATAAATTAACAGTCAACAACATACAAATGCAGTTTTTTCACTTGATATATTAAGCAAAATATCTGGAAGTGATGATGTATCAAAACACTTGTAAGGCTGTTGATCCTGATGTTAGCACTGAATCAACAGTAAATATTAACTGCTTGTTCATACCAGTTCAAAAAGGAAGCAAACATTGATACAATTACATTATACAAAATTGAGCACAGTACTGTATACATTCACAATGCCACATTGAGTAGTTTTAAAAAGTTGTTGAGTAGTTTTGATCAATagttttgatttgttttatagaagatttaaaaaaatattttttttatgactGATAATATGAAAACAAATTTCTGAACAATATCAACTACGAATATTTATGTCTGATGGGCCGAAGCCTAACTTGAGCAATGTGCTCCCATAGAAAGTAGGCGGGATAAATTTGTTTAGAAATTTGGAAAATAGTTGAATCACCAAAATATTGCAATATTGAACTTAATGAAAAGTTCTCCAAACAGTAAGACAAATCTACATGAGAAAAGcaaacaattaaaaaatatatttagtttACTTTAAACTAGCAAAAATGGAAGCCATGCTTGAAACTATAATTTGACAAAGAAGTTTTATTTTGAACCAAGGTTATTTTCCCTTTATACAGTAGGCATGTCTCTTATTACTAATTATCATATTATTTTACCTTTCCTAAAATGAAAACAAAATATAAAGAAATGTTGATTTAAATGCATCATGTTGGCGCAAAAATAATACAATTAGAGCAAAGCAAAGTGCACACAtactaaaaacatatttttagagtATAACATGTCTTTTATATAATAGGTTCATTTTAATTAGCTTAATCTGCATAATGTTTTACAAACAAAATTCATTAAGGCTCTAAATACATTCAATATCAACAGTTTGAAAAACACACATGGATCGTTCCACGAAATTAGTgccttttgcgtccctttgatattttcattcgaaattgtgcaccaatattgaattttaaaagcctgttatattcaaagtgccctttaatataaaccacatggagaattcaacaAATCCGATTtttaatatgaataaagacttgctaaagtgccaaaatgTTGACATGTTCCTCCGTGCACTCTCTGACCCTAAGATTTATCCAAGTTGTAAacccctagttattttgttgctttgacaaagtcatttctgaagattatttatttaatgtgattggTGATTaattttaaagtaaaaaaaaaacctggccctcattttaaggtcaaccctgttacgtgaactgaactttTGTTCTAATATTGTGAAACGATTCCTTgggattttttttaaaacaaaataaacattgaacatctaatagccAAAtcctagtgtaaaagcaggtgagctggttctactctttttaaCCAttgtctggtgttttgtggtggaaaactgagtgggtcgagcataacacgtcaaccctgttacccatagatagattAGACAGGCTAAAAATGTTTGAACATTTCTACTTTTTTtaaagcttgcattcaattgcccctcaCTGTTGCACACACAACATCCATTTCCCCTGTCAcgaggggatttatggctgattttaaGATGACATCTTCAACCCTGTTACTGTCAAACATTTTTTTTCTCACGAAGTTATACATCTCAAAAGGCATAACATTTGTGGAATGACCACATGTATCAAATCATTTCTAAAAAATGTATCAGATCCAATTCTGGTTGTATAGCATACAGTACAGGTGTATGGCTTTAGAACACCATTCCAGCTGTGACTATCAACTTTTTGGGAAACAATCATACTGCTCAAAATCTGTCAAACTATAACAGCAGTTGCAAAACATATCTGATTAAAACGTTGAATATGTTTGCATCCGTCAATCAGTTAACCTTTCCAGATAGCTTACTCATACTGATGTTGTAATAACTTAAATAAACTATAGGCCAGGAAAGTTGAGAGGAACAGTAAGGACCTCGTTAAGAAAATGACATTATTGTGGTCAACATGGCCAATGGTACCTGCCCAATAATAGGGAATAGATATGACATTAAACAGAACTTCAGTCTAGCTTTTGCATCGGTCTAAGCACGGGACAGAAACTGCTATCCAAATTATACCAAATGTcaaataaaacaacaaaatggtAAAAATGTAAACCTTTGTAAACCCTATGTAAAAACGTAAGGAAAAATCACCTACAAAGGAAGCATACCAAAGAAAATGACCAGTGTAAGATAGAATAATTTTACTGACAGACCATATTCATGACCATATCACTCGCTGTTAACTGTTGGCTGCTGCCCTGTTACCTCCTTTGTTCTATGGAGCTGCGCCCCTTTCTCCTCCATGCAGATGTCACAGCCCCACACTGCCGACATCTCTGCTGTCAACAGGTTATAAGCTGTCTCAGTCATTCCAGTACAAACCCTGTGGAACCATTTTTGACATGAGGCCTCACACAGGATAGCTTCCTGGTCATCATTCACTTCATTCAGGCATACTCCACATGGAAACACAGGCTCCATGGAGGAGTGGCTAGGCCTGTTGGGATGCATCAGTGTCTTATTGATggccacaccaccacctccattgcTTCTACTCCTCTCCAGGGGGGCTGCCTCCATGTGCCTGCCTGACTGTGGGGACTTCTTCAGAGAATCATTATTGGGGTGGATGATGCCGTTGATTTTCTCTGTGGTGTTAGGCTGACCTGCACCCTGACAGACCAGGGCGGCTCTATTTTTTGATTTCAGGTCGACAGAGTTTTTCTGACCCATGATCTCCTCTGAGCCATGGCTTTGTTTCTGTGGAGATGTGTTCTGGGATGTACTTTTGCTTGACACCACCTCACTCATGTCCTGTTTAGGTGGAGGTGTATTGGACTGGGTAAATCTGTTGTTTTGCTGCTGCCGAGTAAAACCAGGAATAGGGTCCATGCCGGGTTGGGGAGGTGGATTCCCAATTGGATTGACTGCTGATCTAAAGCTCGGGCCCATGTCAGGAGAAGTGCTTTGGGTCACATTATGCAGATGCACCTGATTCAAGTTGTCATGGGGACCTGGTCTAAAAGGCTGATTGGGTGGAAGTGgcatgttactgttgttgttgcttAATGGTGGATGGTTACCGTAATTGGGATTTTCATGGTAACCATAGTTAAAGTCAGGGGGTCGATTGAACCCCATTCCCATTTGAGTCTGGGCAAAAGGGTGGAGCTGGTTTCGTATCTGGTAGGGACCCCTGTAAGAAGATGGCATCCTATTTGGCATGAGGTGGTCCATCCTGGGCAGGCCATAGCCACTGCAGCCAGGGTAGTGCGGGTGGCCAAAATATGGGTTCCCAGAGGACAGAGGCTTGAAAGATGGTGTGTTGTAGTTGTCATCAAAAGGATTGGTAGCCACTAGGTGGTCGGCACTTTGGTTTGGTGGTGGAGCATACTCAGATAGGGGAGCGAAGGAGGGAGCCTGGGGAAACGCATGAATAGGCAATGATAAAGGTAGTTGATACAAAACTATGCAAGCAGCGTCAAACACTTGACTATCACCAGCCATTCAGAGAACTTCTCAAAAGTTTGATGAATAAGTGAGCAGTATATTCGTTTTGTCTTGATATAGCATTGTTTGACTGAATGAGGTTGGTCAATATCGGAAACCACAAGATTTTCGACCTATAGCAAAGAAAGGGAATCTCAGAAAGTCAGACTATTGTGCTGGTATTTTACCTGTGCGTTCGACTTGCACTTTTTCTTGTCTGAGCTATCCAGCAGAACACCCAGCCCTCCTAGATCATCAAGCCCACCAGCTCTACCTGAGAAAGAAAACCACACAAAACATTATACAGCCACATAAAATGCAGGTTTCCCATTAAACTACAAAGCACACTTTTCAGTCTGACAGACATTGTATAGAAAACTTACTTGTGGCATGCCAATATGTTGAACAACACAGAACTTGTTTAATTTTCTCATGAATGGCTTATTGCCTACACCTTCGTGAAGTCCATGTGCAAGCAGTGTCAGGATTAAATGATAAGAAAGGCTGGCTGCACACTGTTTTCTTGTAGTTTAAATGGTCCAATCTTCTCCATTgagaagaatctaaaatgtttGGCAGCTTGCTGCACCTATCACGTTGTCCAAGTTGCCCCTATGATATGCGGCAAGCTGTAAATTCTTGTAACCTAAGTATGGTATAGTCAGTATACTTGGTAAACAGAATCAAATTACCAGTACTCAGCTGtagcctccccttctctccagggTCTATTACCACAATAGATCAATACAGTGGAACTCTGGACCTAACCcttttaaagtagtgcactaaataggcaataggatgccatttggttcCTAATCCTGGTCTATAGACTTGATGCCTGCCTGGAGTTCCTGACAGCCTCCCAGTCTTCATACATGGTCGATAACCAACATCCTCCTAAAGGCTCCTCAAGGATGGAAAGGTACATTAAAGGCTCAATCACAAAGACGTGTTGGATTGTTATGCCACTACAATTATCTACTGGATCTGGGGGGGTCATACTGGCTTGGTATCTATTATCTACTGGGTCATAGGGGGTCATTCTGGTCTGGTGTCTATTATCTACTGGATATGAATGGGGGTCATACTGACCTGGTATCTATTATCTACTGGGTCAGGGGGGTCATACTGGCCTGGTATCTATTATCTACtgggtatgggggggggggggggggggggggggggtcacactgGCCTGGTATCTATTATCTACTGGGTCTGGGGGGGTCATACTAGCCTGGTATCTATTATCTACTGGgtctggggtggggggggggggggggtcatactgGCCTGGTATCTATTATCTACTGTGTCTGGGGGAAGGGTCATACTGGCCTGGTATCTATTATCTACTGGGTCTGGGGGAGGGGGCATACTGGCCTGGTATCTATTATCTACTGTGTCTGGGGGAGGGGGCATACTGGCCTGGTATCTATTATCTACTGGGTCTGGGGGAGGGGGCATACAGGCCTGGTATCTATCTACTGGGTCTGGGGGGGTCATACTGACCTGGTATCTATTATCCACTGGGTCTGTGGGAGGGGTCATACTGGCCTGGTATCTATTATCTACTGGGGGAGGGGGCATACTGGCCTGGTGTCTATCTACTGGGTCTGGGGGGTCATACTGACCTGGTATCTATTATCTACTGGGTCTGGGGGAGTGGGGCCATACTGGCCTGGTATCTATTATCTACTGGGTCTGGGGGAGTGGGGTCATACTGGCCTGGTATCTATTatctactggggggggggggggggggtcatactgGCCTGGTATCTATTATCTACTGGGGGTGGGGGGTCTCATACTGGCCTGGTATCTATTATCTACTCGGTCTGGGGGAGGGGTCATACTGGCCTGGTATCTATTATCTACTGGGTCTGGGGGAGTGGGGTCATACTGGCCTGGTATCTATTATCTACTGCGTCTGGGGGGTCATACGGGTCTGGTATCTATTATCTACTGGGTCTGGGGGAGGGGGCATACTGACCTGGTATCTATTATCTACTGGGTCTGGGGGAGGGGTCATACTGGCCTGGTATCTATTATCTACTGGGTCTGGGGGAGTGGGGTCATACTGGCCTGGTATCTATTATCTACTGGGTCTGGGGGGTCATACGGGTCTGGTATCTATTATCTACTGGGTCTGGGGGAGTGGGATCATACTGGCCTGGTATCTATTATCTACTGGGGGGGTCATACTGGCCTGGTATCTATTATCTACTGGGTCTGGGGGAGTGGGGCCATACTGACCTGGTATCTATTATCTAActgggtctggggggggggggggtcatactgGCCTGGTATCTATTAGCCTATACACACAGCTCTGTAAATATGTCAAACATGTAACAGTTGTTCAATGCTTTTAAAACCACCCACATCTTCATTGGTGGGATAGTTTGTGTAATTGTTATAAAAATAAATCGCAATAAAGCTCTTGTATGATAGCCTACAGTCGTCTACTGGCGCATGTGATTAATGATCATCAATGTTTTCAATTTCTGTAGCCTATATCTTGTTGTTATAAATAATCAGGGCCTACAGTTTATGCAACATAATTTGAGACTTGAGGTAAAACTCAAGTCTCAGACAGTCGGTTAACTAAATTAAAAGACTCGTCAGATTTTGACCGCTGGGATGTCATTTAAATGCACTTCCTATATCGTTCACTGCAATAAGAAAAAGTCAGCTGGctacattaaaaaaacatttgtttaaaGTTCGTGGCAGTTCCAAATTTGCGAACACATTCCGACAGTGAAAGTTTTGACGAACTTTCCACGTCAGCAAGGTCAATTAGATTTTAATAGTTTACGatattttttttcaatttaaaaTGCCAGCGCTGTCTATTTATTTTGAGTTTCATTCAATACTTCAAAGGCCTTGAGGTAGGCCGATAAGCTCCTTCAACGTCGTAATTATGGTCGAGACTTGTGTCTCGTGCCCCCACAGACAGCAACATACCACGCGCAGGAAGGGAAAAATATCAAAAACGCGCATTACCTCGGTTTCTTTTGAGCGAGAAGGTATCTTTATCCTGTTCTTTTGACATTACAGAGCTTCTTACATGGCTTAAACATGCATAATTGTGCTGAGAAGGTAACAGTACCCAACCGCTCTCTTCCCCCAGCAGCAATCACAACTATCTGTGTGACGAGGAAAGCTGCAATCGTTTGCAAAGTTTAGGAGGAGCAGATAAATTCAACTTCATGATATCCTGTGTCACGCAGGGAAATTTTTGTTAACATTGTATCATTGTCACATATTTCTCCACGTGGCACATGTTTGGCACTTGTAAAGCACGGTTAATATTAGATTTTGAGAAACGGAACCTTTGTGTGACAGCACAGAACCCCCTCCACATTGGCATGTTGAATGTGTCTACACTGCCGCTCCGTCAGAAGTGTGGGTGTACTGTAATGATGCGACTGGGGCGGAAGCTAATAAATCCAGTCTGGATATTTAGAGGCAATATCTGTCTGTCTAAGAACTGTTTGACGTTTATTACATACTTACCACTCTCTTTGGTTGAGTTTTGCACTATTCATTTTCTGAAGTGATATCTGCTTAGTCATGATAAGGAGTTGCAGCCTAATAGGCCTAACTACTACTCTACACACTTCAAAAGTTGTTTTTACTGTAGGAATAGTCTACAGTATTTACAAAAAGCTTAAATGTTTTActaaactaaaataataaagttgTTGTATAGGCTACACTATAGATTTTTTTTGTTTCTTATCCACAGCCATCTGTGGACACCACGCCATTTTTTTGTAGTTTACAGATCTCTCCAGAAGCACTACTGTCATACACATGGGGTTAAACAATCGATGTATTGACGTTTCTCATCCATTAACAGTAATTAACTGCTGCTTTTTCAGATAAGGGAGGACCAATGATTGGATGGACTGTAATACCTGAATATAACTGAAGATAATGCCAGAGGGGCCTTTAACTGACTACAAGAGGAAGCCTTCAGTCTTCAGTCTCCCAAAGTTCGGTGCGGAAGACGACCATTGTCACAACATGGACCAAAGGACATGACCTTACAAGTGTACATTTCGTTATTTTGATTTCCGAGTAGAAAAACAGAAAGTCAATGTATTTTCTCATTTATTGTGTCAAAGTTGGACATGGAATAATGGAAAACAAATAACaacaaaatgtattacattttgagatttttgtttcttATTTTGTTCATACCCAAATGTACACATCCCCTCATAGAATATTCAATGTTTAGGGGGGCTGTTTACAGCCTAGGTCTGTAGCACAAAGAAAGGATTTGATTGTGTGAGTGTGACAGGAAGATAAAATTACTAATGTTAGCTAAGATGCAGCACTTATTATAAAGGTTGCATGCCAATAGAACAAACTCAACAACAACTTAACAAAGTTGGCTAGTAGGCTAGCTAGCTCTCACTATCTTGTTGGCTAGCTAGCCGTACCTGGTTACTGGCTATCCTATAGTCATACTAGCTAGTAGTAGTTAGCGTAAGTAAGTTAGTCCCTAAACCTGTGTTGATGATTCTTTTAGGAGGAAGGAGAGTCGGTCAAGGAGCGATTCGGACGAAGTGTTAAATTGTATGACAGTTGACAGTTTATTCAGAGTAAAGATATCTGGTACAGCGTGCACGGTCTCGTTCCTTTAGCTCAGAGGGAACTAGCAGAGCAGAGCCCCTAAAACAGTTTGTTTACATGTTTTATAcaacacagaaagtaggttgagtctggaagttctggtcctcTGGTTGGCTCAGGACAGGTTgatgtcttctcagattggtcctgatgagctgggcgtcatccttctgagtcttgtaGCAGAAGTTCTTTGTTACCAAATGTTCAGTTAAACAGGAGATttggtgtgtgcgtttgtgtgttccTGTTTCCAAAGTCTGGTGTGTCAGTGTGGCTCATGTTGTCACAAGGTATGTTGTCAGTGGTCAGCAGGGGCACTTCCCTATACTCTCAGTGAGTGGAAACATTGGGTCAGTTTCTGTAAGTTGTGTTGTGTCAGCTATCTGCTCTTCTGCAAGTGTGTGTAATAAGACACTTGTGAAAATAGGGAAGTCCCATGTGTTATAACAGCTTCAGCATAGTAATATGGTTATTACATTGCCAGGCGCATGTTTAAGCTAGGAATTCCTACAAATGAATAAACTGTAGCATGGAGGAATTCTTACACCTGCTACAAGATAAAGCTGCCTGGGCAGAGCTACCTGCTGCAGAAAGGTCAGATTAGCTACATCTTTTGTCGACTGATGGTGTTTATTGACTGAGGAAAAATTAACAGCAGTTACTGTAAATGGTTACCTATCTGGCACTTTGCATAGCTAACTTAGCTATTGCATACACCTACAACAATATCAAATTAACCTATAGTCaatgctgatgtgtgtgtgtgtgtactaaatGTACTAGTTACTCTAATACAGTCTCTAATAGTTTTATAATAATACTCTGATATTGGTGAGGACAGACGTACCAATACGTGCAAGGAAGTTCACATTGACTGATTgagtttaaataaaaataaacattctcAGAATTATTTATTGTTTAAATTATTTTAAACTTTAATTGGACAAGTAGGCTATAACATTTTTGTAATGAAGAAAGTTGTAGTAAGGACCAAGGCTGGCTTGAATAGCTTGAAGAAAAGCTGTTGGTGTTGTGATCAAAGAGCAAACAGAAAAACAGAACATTAACACAAAATAATGACAAAAAGTACATTCGATTTCAAGGCCTGTGCCTCTCACTATAATTTTGAAACACAACAACGAGAGTGTGTATTGGTTACATAGACTCCCAATGTTGTGTCCCAAAGCTACTCTCACTACAACTGTGGAGCAGCTGTGGGTTCCCCTGAGTTTAACTGTAAATGACCCACAGCACTCCACCACTGTAGCTAAAGCCAGCAGCACAGCCTTTACAGAAAAACGTGACTGCAGAAGAAAAGGGGACTCAGAGCACCAGAGAATTATGATTCACACCAAGTCCTCCACTTCATCCCTTTATATTCACATGTTCAGGAAAAAAAGAGAACACAACTTTTGAAATTAAAGAGACACAGGACTGGATCTGCATCACTCGTTCTTCCATCTCTTGCATAACACTGACCCCCTCTGACTATAGCATCCAACACATCTCTATCAAAAGCTGGAAGAGGAACCTGAGGTAGAAGACGGTATATCACTTATTGGACATTCACAACCAATACGAGAATGCAGAACCCTAATCAACATTCTGATTCTGAAAACATATATAAGAATGAGAACCCTATGGTTACTCTTTATCACAATTGAAAAGACAAAAACAATACTGTTACTGCAACTGCTCAATAATAACTTGTCTATTCCAGCTTTTAGTTGTTATCAGAGTTGGATTGCAGTCACCGGGCATTATAACAATGCAGAGGACTACACAAGTAAATAAAAAGCAAAAACAACTAAAATATTCCATATACAATATGAACTTGACATTTTATTAACACAGCTTTTCAGACTAATGATCATCTACAACAGTTTAAAGAAGTATTCACATTCGTATCAAAGATTAATACATTTTAGGCATCTAGGAAAAAACTAAATTCAGTTGGTACTTTCTCAAAACTGGGGTATATGAAACCCCATTGAAATAACAATAATATATATTTCTCTTCCAGTGAGAAAAAGTAAAAAAGAATGTAGAAAAATCAGTCTATTTTTTGCTTCAATGACAAATTGAagcaattggctcattcatccccctcctctcccctgtaactattccccaggtcgttgctgcaaatgagaacgtgttctcagtcaacttacctggtaaaataacggtaaaataacggtaaaataaaaaataacaatgcATGTTTAAAAGCACAAATTGTGTACAACTTTCATCTTGGTTTGTGGTCTAATAGACACCCATTTATTAAGTAGTAATCAAAACCTAAATGGGGATAAAGCTTTTGGAACCAAATAAAATGAGAAAATATCATGCAGAGATATATGTCTAAATGGATCTCTTGCTAATGCGCAACAGTGAACTGAATTCTTTGGTATACATTGTTTGCCATTCAAAAGAAAGTAAAACTGATTGTGTCACACTTCATGCAAACTGTCATCCTATTAGTTAGAAATCCGTTGATTGAAAATACTGTTGCAATGTAGGATGAGAatcaatataatatactgtatatagctccGGAATAGAATTTCCCCCTACAATGTACACATCTAGTTGCAACAGTAAAGCtctaaagaaaaccaataataggGTGATTTGGTTAGTGTGCATGACATTGATTATAATTGTCATTTTAACCATTATCAAGGGCCCAAAATCCTGGGGGCACTTTCTGAGAGAGGACCCGCATCTCAACTCAGTTGGTCACAGAACGGGGGCACACATGTGCAAAGCTTTGTCTTAGAAGCAGCATCTCAGCTGATCTGCGTTAGATTTTTGGTCTAATACATGAGAAAAACCTCATTGTAATTTTCCCAGGGACCCGCTGAGAGATCAAAAGCAAATGGAGGGAGCAAACAATTACTTTGGATGATAGCATCAGTCACCGCTGCACATTGGCTGTGATCAACAAATCAAACTAATCTGACAAGTGCTAAACTTATTTTTCTACTCTATGGTGAAGTATCAACTACTTAAAGAACAAAAGTAACTCGAATCTGTACTCAGTAGTACATAAATGTCGACAAAAATATAGATATCTTTAGAGATAAAAtgtttttttggtgttcattCCATTCACTTCCATCGCACTGATTTAACGCTTTTGGTTTTCAACAATCATTCTTCACACTTCTCCCATCCCCATGTGTCAAAGAGTTGGACCTCAGATGGATCGGACTTTGGTATATGATCCTTTCTGTTTGTCTCCGACATCTGAGGGTCTCTTTCCCCATTAAGGCCATTTATAAAGTTTTTAAGGTCTGCTGTGTTGAAACGCGTCGACACAAGCATTTTTGTTATGTTCTTTCCCAAAATAACCAAAAAGATAGCTTGCCATACCACAGACACATTATTCCAACTGAATTCAAACTAAAGTTTTTCCACCTGTGAGTGGGGCATCACAAGGCTCTGAACCGTAACTGACAATGTTCTAGAGATACATTCAATACAGATCTATAGCAACTACCCTCTACAATGAGCAGTTCAGGACTAAGAAGATACCCTGTCAGTCAACCATGGAACATTACACATGGCTTTTCAAATGTACTAAACCTTGTTCCCTGAGTTTAGGAAAataataacacaacaaaataatgCTTAAAAAGAGGTAGTATAAAACAGGAATTGCAAGGGCAACTACACattgaaaaaaaaagaaagaaaaaaatgtcttaaCCATTATTACTATGGATAACCTGAAAAGTACATTGTGTCATACTGGCTTATTATTGAATTTCAGCAACTTATGTAGTAAATTGTACTGGCCCTTAATCTACCATAGCCGAACACTCAAAGCTTATTGTAAAGtaacctgagaaatagtccaaaTAACCTGTGATAAAGAAGAAAATAACAAAGCTTTAATTGAGATCTGTAGTACCCTTACAATCCCGTACTTCATTATAAACAAGGAGGAAAATGAATACGGGACAAATCTTACCTAGCAAAAACGAATTATTGCCATCAGGAAGTATCAGT is drawn from Salvelinus fontinalis isolate EN_2023a chromosome 4, ASM2944872v1, whole genome shotgun sequence and contains these coding sequences:
- the LOC129854240 gene encoding pygopus homolog 1-like, with amino-acid sequence MSKEQDKDTFSLKRNRGRAGGLDDLGGLGVLLDSSDKKKCKSNAQAPSFAPLSEYAPPPNQSADHLVATNPFDDNYNTPSFKPLSSGNPYFGHPHYPGCSGYGLPRMDHLMPNRMPSSYRGPYQIRNQLHPFAQTQMGMGFNRPPDFNYGYHENPNYGNHPPLSNNNSNMPLPPNQPFRPGPHDNLNQVHLHNVTQSTSPDMGPSFRSAVNPIGNPPPQPGMDPIPGFTRQQQNNRFTQSNTPPPKQDMSEVVSSKSTSQNTSPQKQSHGSEEIMGQKNSVDLKSKNRAALVCQGAGQPNTTEKINGIIHPNNDSLKKSPQSGRHMEAAPLERSRSNGGGGVAINKTLMHPNRPSHSSMEPVFPCGVCLNEVNDDQEAILCEASCQKWFHRVCTGMTETAYNLLTAEMSAVWGCDICMEEKGAQLHRTKEVTGQQPTVNSE